A single Aspergillus chevalieri M1 DNA, chromosome 3, nearly complete sequence DNA region contains:
- the niiA gene encoding nitrite reductase niiA (COG:C;~EggNog:ENOG410PJ0A;~InterPro:IPR036188,IPR005117,IPR017941,IPR041854, IPR006066,IPR006067,IPR012748,IPR036136,IPR036922, IPR023753,IPR007419;~PFAM:PF07992,PF01077,PF13806,PF04324,PF00070, PF00355,PF03460;~go_function: GO:0008942 - nitrite reductase [NAD(P)H] activity [Evidence IEA];~go_function: GO:0016491 - oxidoreductase activity [Evidence IEA];~go_function: GO:0020037 - heme binding [Evidence IEA];~go_function: GO:0051536 - iron-sulfur cluster binding [Evidence IEA];~go_function: GO:0051537 - 2 iron, 2 sulfur cluster binding [Evidence IEA];~go_process: GO:0055114 - oxidation-reduction process [Evidence IEA]), protein MPLLDGLRNHDGVSGSVSHEVSHVKDIHASNVGNGSGSHGARRQKIVVVGLGMVAISFIEKVIKQDAERRQFDILVIGEEPHVAYNRVGLSSFFEHRQIENLYLNPKEWYGSFPDRSFDYHLNTRVTDIYPDDKTVKTSTGDVISYDILVLATGSDAVLPTHTPGHDAKGIFVYRTIQDLERLIEFASQHKGETGVTVGGGLLGLEAAKAMTDLEDFGSVKLIDRNKWVLARQLDGDAGTLVTRKIRELGLEVLHEKRVRLIKTDEDNNVTGIVFEDGEEISCSCICFAIGIKPRDELGPGAGIQRAGRGGFAINERLRTSVPDIYAVGECASWENQTFGIIAPGIEMADVLAFNLTNPDKDPKFFKRPDLSTKLKLLGVDVASFGDFFADRDGPKFMPGQRPSLETEQKNGEEEPVKALTYKDPFGGVYKKYLFTMDGKYLLGGMMIGDTKDYLKLNQMVKAQKVLEVPPSQFILGAQNGGEENADDLDDSTQICSCHNVTKGDVVENIQNGTCKSIGEVKSCTKAGTGCGGCMPLVQSIFNKTMLDMGQEVSNNLCIHIPYSRADLYNIVAVKRLRTFVDVMKAVGKNPESLGCEICKPALASILSSLFNQHIMDKELHDLQETNDRFLANIQRNGTFSVVPRVPGGEITPDKLITIGQVAQKYGLYCKITGAQRIDMFGAKKQDLLDIWTALVDVGMESGHAYAKSLRTVKSCVGTTWCRFGIGDSVGMAIRLEERYKSLRAPHKLKGAVSGCVRECAEAQNKDFGLIATEKGFNIFVGGNGGAKPRHSELLAKDVPPEKVFSVIDRYLIFYIRTADKLQRTARWIENLPGGINYLREVVLDDKLGIGADLEQQMQDLVDGYFCEWTETVKNPDRRKFFQQFANTDEAVDTVEVVKERGQKRPAYWPKDAAASEDFKGHQWSSTSWQPMIKADHFSDEHPQISSANVKRGDTQLAIFKIKGKYYATQQMCPHKRAFVLSDGLIGDDDAGKYWVSCPYHKRNFDLNGEQAGRCSNDEAMNIATFPVEERNDGWIYLKLPPVEELDSLLGTKKWAVKKEESTDPFQRMDKKYKGIRGKKAGEIEGNGQKGVQTNVIDW, encoded by the exons ATGCCCTTGCTCGATGGGTTAAGAAACCATGATGGTGTTTCTGGCAGCGTTAGCCATGAAGTTTCACATGTGAAAGATATTCATGCCAGCAATGTAGGCAATGGCTCAGGAAGCCATGGCGCCCGACGACAGAAGATCGTGGTCgtgggattgggaatggTGGCCATTTCGTTCAT CGAGAAAGTCATCAAACAAGACGCCGAACGACGCCAATTCGACATCCTTGTGATCGGTGAAGAACCTCACGTCGCGTACAACCGTGTCGGTCTTTCGTCCTTCTTCGAGCACCGTCAGATCGAGAATCTATATCTCAATCCCAAGGAATGG TATGGTTCATTCCCTGACCGATCGTTCGACTACCACCTCAACACCCGAGTCACCGACATCTATCCCGACGACAAGACCGTTAAAACCTCTACAGGCGATGTAATATCCTACgacatcctcgtcctcgcGACCGGCTCCGATGCCGTCCTCCCCACACATACTCCTGGCCACGATGCCAAGGGCATCTTCGTTTACAGAACCATCCAGGACCTGGAACGTCTGATTGAATTCGCATCGCAACACAAGGGCGAGACAGGTGTCACAGTTGGAGGAGGTCTGCTGGGATtagaagctgccaaggcgATGACCGATTTAGAAGACTTTGGGAGTGTCAAGCTTATCGACCGCAACAAATGGGTTCTAGCAAGACAACTCGATGGTGACGCTGGTACGCTTGTTACGCGAAAGATCAGAGAGCTTGGGCTTGAGGTTCTGCATGAGAAGCGGGTACGGCTCATCAAGACTGATGAGGATAATAATGTGACTGGGATTGTGTTCGAGGATGGGGAAGAGATCAGTTGTTCATGCATATGCTTTGCC atcggCATCAAACCACGAGATGAATTAGGGCCTGGGGCTGGTATTCAGCGCGCCGGAAGGGGTGGTTTTGCCATCAACGAGAG ATTACGAACATCAGTACCCGATATCTACGCTGTCGGAGAATGTGCAAGCTGGGAGAACCAAACATTCGGCATCATTGCGCCCGGTATCGAAATGGCGGACGTTCTGGCATTCAACCTGACGAACCCCGACAAAGACCCAAAGTTCTTCAAGCGGCCTGACCTGAGCACGAAGCTGAAGCTGCTTGGTGTGGACGTCGCTAGTTTCGGCGATTTCTTCGCAGACAGAGACGGTCCGAAATTCATGCCAGGCCAACGGCCATCCCTTGAAACGGAGCAAAAaaatggagaagaagagccaGTGAAGGCCCTTACCTATAAGGATCCGTTTGGTGGTGTCTACAAGAAGTATCTCTTCACTATGGATGGGAAGTACTTGCTTGGTGGAATGATGATCGGAGACACGAAGGACTACCTTAAACTGAACCAAATGGTTAAAGCACAGAAAGTGCTGGAAGTGCCTCCCAGTCAATTCATTCTTGGCGCTCAGAACGGTGGTGAAGAGAACGCAGATGATCT AGACGACAGTACTCAGATCTGTTCATGCCACAATGTGACAAAAGGCGACGTCGTCGAAAATATCCAGAACGGTACATGCAAGTCCATTGGCGAGGTCAAGTCGTGTACTAAGGCAGGAACTGGATGCGGTGGTTGTATGCCTTTGGTTCAGTCGATCTTTAACAAGACAATGCTTGATATGGGACAGGAAGTGTCTAACAACC TATGCATCCATATCCCCTATTCGCGAGCTGATCTCTATAACATCGTCGCCGTCAAGCGGCTACGAACGTTCGTCGATGTCATGAAAGCAGTTGGCAAGAACCCAGAGTCCCTTGGATGCGAAATCTGCAAACCTGCCCTTGCTTCCATTCTCTCAAGTTTGTTCAACCAGCACATAATGGACAAAGAGCTCCACGACCTACAAGAAACAAACGACCGCTTCCTCGCCAATATCCAGAGAAACGGCACATTTTCCGTCGTGCCTCGAGTTCCTGGTGGTGAAATCACTCCGGATAAATTAATTACCATTGGTCAAGTGGCGCAGAAGTATGGATTGTACTGCAAGATCACTGGTGCCCAACGTATCGATATGTTCGGTGCTAAAAAGCAGGATCTTCTGGACATTTGGACGGCGCTCGTTGATGTTGGCATGGAAAGTGGTCATGCTTATGCTAAGTCGCTACGGACGGTCAAG AGTTGTGTTGGAACAACATGGTGTCGTTTTGGTATCGGTGATAGTGTCGGCATGGCCATTCGACTAGAAGAGCGATACAAGAGCCTTCGCGCACCTCACAAGCTCAAGGGTGCTGTATCCGGCTGTGTGAGAGAATGTGCCGAAGCACAAAACAAAGA CTTTGGTCTGATCGCAACCGAAAAAGGTTTCAACATCTTCGTTGGAGGCAATGGAGGTGCAAAGCCCCGACACTCCGAGCTGCTCGCAAAAGATGTCCCGCCAGAAAAAGTCTTCTCCGTAATCGACCGCTACCTCATCTTCTACATACGCACAGCAGACAAACTCCAACGAACAGCGCGATGGATCGAGAACCTACCCGGCGGAATCAACTACTTGCGCGAAGTGGTGCTCGACGACAAACTCGGCATTGGCGCTGACCTCGAGCAGCAAATGCAAGACCTCGTCGATGGGTACTTTTGTGAATGGACAGAGACAGTCAAGAACCCAGACCGCCGCAAGTTCTTCCAGCAGTTTGCCAACACCGATGAAGCCGTCGACACCGTTGAAGTCGTCAAAGAGCGTGGCCAAAAGCGTCCCGCGTACTGGCCCAAGGACGCTGCCGCCAGCGAGGACTTTAAGGGCCACCAATGGTCCAGCACGTCATGGCAGCCCATGATCAAAGCCGATCACTTCTCCGATGAGCACCCGCAAATCTCATCTGCCAACGTCAAGCGCGGAGATACACAATTGGCCATCTTCAAGATCAAGGGCAAATACTACGCAACTCAACAAATGTGTCCCCACAAACGCGCCTTCGTTCTCTCTGACGGTCTCATCGGCGACGACGACGCAGGCAAATACTGGGTGTCTTGCCCGTACCATAAACGCAACTTCGACCTCAACGGCGAACAAGCAGGTCGCTGCTCAAACGACGAGGCCATGAATATTGCCACTTTCCCCGTTGAGGAGCGGAATGATGGGTGGATCTACTTGAAGCTCCCCCCTGTCGAAGAGCTGGACTCTTTGCTGGGCACGAAGAAGTGGGCTGTCAAGAAGGAGGAGTCTACGGATCCGTTCCAAAGGATGGATAAGAAGTATAAGGGGATTAGGGGTAAGAAGGCCGGGGAGATTGAGGGTAATGGGCAGAAGGGTGTTCAGACGAATGTTATTGATTGGTAG
- the niaD gene encoding nitrate reductase NiaD (COG:C;~EggNog:ENOG410PGA1;~InterPro:IPR001834,IPR017927,IPR008333,IPR008335, IPR039261,IPR036400,IPR014756,IPR012137,IPR036374, IPR001433,IPR017938,IPR022407,IPR018506,IPR000572, IPR001709,IPR005066,IPR001199;~PFAM:PF00173,PF00174,PF00175,PF00970,PF03404;~go_function: GO:0016491 - oxidoreductase activity [Evidence IEA];~go_function: GO:0020037 - heme binding [Evidence IEA];~go_function: GO:0030151 - molybdenum ion binding [Evidence IEA];~go_function: GO:0043546 - molybdopterin cofactor binding [Evidence IEA];~go_function: GO:0050464 - nitrate reductase (NADPH) activity [Evidence IEA];~go_process: GO:0006809 - nitric oxide biosynthetic process [Evidence IEA];~go_process: GO:0042128 - nitrate assimilation [Evidence IEA];~go_process: GO:0055114 - oxidation-reduction process [Evidence IEA]): MATTTVQTETSVAIFPDQIRLEASPSPELPDIPLPPPSKNPTQILSADKGTPDEHVPRDPRLIRLTGVHPFNVEPPLTDLYKEGFLTSPELFYVRNHGPVPYVRDEDIPNWEISIEGLVENPLTLNFREILQQFDQVTSPITLVCAGNRRKEQNIVRKSKGFSWGPAGLSTALFTGPMMADVLKAAKPLRKAKYLCMEGADKLPNGHYGTSIKLNWAMDPNRGIMLAHKMNGEALRPDHGRPLRAVVPGQIGGRSVKWLKRLTLTDAPSDNWYHIYDNRVLPTSVSPDEASSNPKWWTDDRYAIYDLNVNSAAVYPQHNEELELSSASPTYTAKGYAYAGGGRRITRVEISLDKGKSWRLANIEYAEDKYRDFEGNLFGGKVDMYWRETCFCWCFWSLDIAITELENSSAILVRAMDESLAIQPRDMYWSVLGMMNNPWFRVAITKEDGILKFEHPSHPVLPGGWMERVKKAGGELTNGNWGEGQEGEELVVPEPVQEINMKKDGLNKEISLQELQTQSANGVPWFVVNGEVYDGTGFLEGHPGGAQSIISSAGQDVSDEFNEIHSETAKKMMPDYHIGTLNPTDLAALKNTTPQEESSTEFRPTFLQPRSWTKATLSAIKKVSWDTRIFTLKLEHEKQNLGLPIGQHFMIKVTDPSTRESIIRSYTPISETEKEGFVDLLVKIYFATPTIPGGKMTLALEALPLESIIECKGPTGRFEYLGNGQVLISGRQRHIRSFKMICGGTGITPIFQVLRAVMQDTSDPTSCVVLDGNRQEEDILCRDELDAFEAVNGEKCQIIHTLSKASNAWTGRRGRISEELLREYAPADSESMVLICGPGAMEKSAKEILLGTGWDESSLHFF, translated from the exons ATGGCCACAACAACGGTCCAGACAGAGACTTCTGTCGCCATCTTCCCGGACCAGATCAGGCTCGAAGCATCCCCATCGCCCGAGTTGCCGGATATCCCCTTGCCTCCTCCATCGAAAAATCCGACACAGATCTTGAGCGCTGATAAGGGGACGCCAGACGAACATGTTCCTCGGGATCCGCGTCTTATCAGGTTAACGGGTGTTCATCCGTTCAATGTCGAGCCGCCGCTTACGGACTTGTATAAGGAGG GCTTCTTAACATCACCGGAGCTTTTCTATGTCAGAAATCATGGCCCAGTACCATATGTCCGTGACGAAGATATTCCCAACTGGGAGATCTCTATTGAAGG ACTCGTCGAGAACCCCCTGACCCTCAACTTCCGAGAAATCCTACAACAATTCGACCAAGTCACATCCCCCATTACCCTCGTCTGCGCCGGAAATCGACGGAAAGAACAGAACATAGTACGGAAGTCAAAGGGTTTCTCATGGGGCCCTGCCGGTCTCTCGACGGCATTGTTCACAGGCCCGATGATGGCGGATGTGTTGAAGGCCGCGAAGCCGCTTCGAAAAGCCAAGTACCTGTGCATGGAGGGTGCGGATAAACTG CCTAACGGCCACTATGGAACATCCATTAAATTGAATTGGGCCATGGACCCTAACAGGGGGATCATGCTTGCGCATAAGATGAATGGAGAGGCTCTCCGGCCGGATCACGGCCGCCCCCTCAGAGCCGTTGTACCAGGTCAAATCGGAGGCCGGAGTGTCAAGTGGTTGAAGAGATTGACCCTTACCGACGCCCCTAGTGACAATTGGTACCACATCTATGATAACAGAGTGTTGCC GACATCGGTCTCCCCCGACGAAGCATCGAGTAACCCAAAATGGTGGACAGACGACCGATATGCCATTTACGACCTCAATGTCAACTCTGCCGCCGTATATCCCCAACATAATGAAGAACTAGAACTCTCATCAGCCAGTCCCACATACACAGCCAAAGGCTATGCATACGCAGGTGGTGGACGACGAATCACAAGAGTCGAAATCTCCCTTGACAAAGGCAAAT CCTGGCGCCTAGCAAACATTGAATACGCCGAAGACAAATACCGCGACTTCGAAGGCAACCTCTTCGGCGGCAAAGTCGACATGTACTGGCGTGAAACATGTTTCTGCTGGTGCTTCTGGTCCCTAGACATCGCAATCACCGAGCTCGAAAACAGCTCCGCAATCCTTGTTCGCGCAATGGATGAATCCCTGGCCATTCAACCCCGCGATATGTACTGGTCGGTTCTGGGGATGATGAATAACCCTTGGTTCCGGGTTGCTATTACGAAAGAAGATGGTATCTTGAAGTTTGAGCATCCGTCGCATCCGGTTTTGCCTGGGGGTTGGATGGAGCGGGTTAAGAAGGCTGGGGGTGAGTTGACGAATGGGAATTGGGGTGAGGGACAGGAAGGGGAGGAGCTGGTGGTGCCGGAGCCGGTGCAGGAGATTAATATGAAGAAGGATGGGCTGAACAAGGAGATCAGCCTGCAGGAGTTGCAGACCCAGAGTGCTAATGGTGTGCCTTGGTTTGTTGTCAATGGGGAGGTGTATGATGGCACAGGGTTCTTGGAGGGTCATCCCGGTGGTGCGCAGAGTATCATTTCATCTGCTGGACAGGATGTTTCTGATGAATTCAACGAGATTC ACAGCGAAACGGCAAAGAAGATGATGCCCGACTACCACATCGGAACACTAAACCCAACAGACCTAGCCGCCCTAAAAAACACCACTCCCCAAGAAGAATCCTCCACCGAATTTCGTCCAACATTCCTTCAGCCCCGCTCATGGACAAAAGCCACTCTCTCAGCAATCAAAAAGGTCTCCTGGGACACCCGCATCTTCACCCTCAAACTCGAACATGAAAAACAGAATTTAGGCCTCCCTATCGGCCAGCATTTCATGATAAAGGTCACCGACCCGTCAACCCGCGAATCAATCATCCGATCATACACCCCCATCTCCGAAACCGAAAAAGAAGGATTCGTCGACCTGCTTGTCAAGATCTACTTCGCAACACCCACGATACCCGGCGGAAAGATGACCCTGGCCTTAGAAGCCCTCCCCCTAGAATCAATCATCGAATGCAAAGGCCCAACAGGCCGCTTCGAGTACCTCGGAAACGGCCAGGTCCTCATCAGCGGCAGACAGCGCCACATACGCTCCTTTAAGATGATCTGTGGAGGAACAGGCATCACGCCCATTTTCCAGGTCCTGCGCGCAGTCATGCAGGACACATCTGATCCGACGAGCTGCGTTGTACTTGACGGAAACAGGCAAGAAGAGGATATCCTTTGCCGCGACGAGCTTGATGCGTTTGAAGCGGTGAATGGGGAGAAGTGCCAGATTATCCATACGCTGAGCAAAGCGTCAAATGCCTGGACTGGGAGAAGGGGGCGGATTTCGGAGGAGCTGTTGAGGGAGTATGCGCCTGCTGATAGTGAGAGCATGGTGCTTATTTGTGGGCCCGGGGCTATGGAGAAGTCTGCGAAGGAAATTCTTTTGGGGACGGGATGGGATGAGTCGAGTTTGCACTTTTTTTGA